In Nostoc sp. UHCC 0926, a single genomic region encodes these proteins:
- a CDS encoding Na/Pi cotransporter family protein, whose protein sequence is MLKTHDPTQILILLIGGSTLLLYGVKQVTDAMERALGSRLRLAMITLAKRPIAAFVSGMIVTMLTQSSTATASVMVGLVSAQLVPLATAVIMLQGAAVGSTLVVQLLAFHITDYAQEFLGLAAAFALLTRRKAVRDLGRGVFSFGLVLQGLAMIDASSAPIADSSITNDIMQVLSQSPLVLILLGVLLAAVFVSSIAVIGIVMVLAGAHALPLEAALAVTLGANIGTTLMPLLTALNRGSVVARRLGFIYVGTRLAGGVLALALLNPLAVLLTRLLPNPSTQVALAHLGFNLILAIVFVPLANSLADFATRLLPEPEAEKKLSVRYLDPNALTLPAVALGQAMREILRMADLATEMLQLSIQAFEDGVKDLPKQIGALDNQLDDLETAIKHYLIQLNDELLTEEQSQRELTLLYISTELEAIGDIIDRQLMRLARRKRRKQIAFSQQEWNDIVAYHGDVLALLQKTLTGLAAQDPTIAGEVLAQRQSLNQIKREIYLRHHQHLSSGDSVSLNASSIHLEMINAMSRILSHTCSIARVIQGEL, encoded by the coding sequence ATGCTCAAGACTCACGACCCTACACAAATCCTGATACTGTTAATTGGGGGTTCCACGCTGCTTCTCTATGGTGTAAAACAAGTTACCGATGCAATGGAGCGGGCATTGGGTTCACGTCTGCGGCTTGCCATGATCACGCTGGCGAAGCGTCCAATTGCAGCTTTTGTGTCAGGTATGATCGTAACCATGCTAACCCAAAGCTCCACAGCAACTGCCTCAGTGATGGTGGGACTAGTCAGCGCCCAGTTGGTGCCATTAGCAACGGCAGTGATCATGCTACAGGGAGCTGCGGTTGGCTCTACATTGGTAGTGCAACTGCTGGCTTTCCACATCACTGACTATGCACAAGAGTTTCTGGGTTTAGCGGCAGCATTTGCTTTGTTGACCCGACGCAAGGCTGTGCGGGATCTTGGGCGTGGCGTATTCAGTTTTGGATTGGTGTTGCAGGGTTTGGCGATGATTGACGCCAGTAGTGCCCCCATTGCCGATAGTTCGATTACGAATGACATTATGCAGGTACTCTCTCAGTCTCCCCTGGTGTTGATCCTACTGGGGGTGCTGCTGGCAGCAGTGTTTGTCTCCAGCATCGCGGTGATTGGAATTGTAATGGTACTAGCTGGGGCACATGCCCTCCCACTGGAAGCTGCTCTGGCAGTAACACTAGGTGCCAATATTGGCACAACACTCATGCCGTTACTCACTGCATTGAACCGAGGCAGCGTCGTTGCCCGCCGACTAGGATTCATTTATGTTGGCACGAGGCTGGCTGGGGGAGTATTGGCGTTGGCATTGCTGAATCCCTTGGCGGTGTTATTGACTCGTCTGTTGCCCAATCCATCAACACAAGTAGCATTGGCACACCTGGGATTCAACTTGATCCTGGCGATCGTTTTTGTACCATTAGCAAATTCACTTGCAGACTTCGCTACCAGACTGCTACCAGAACCTGAAGCAGAAAAGAAACTGAGTGTGCGCTATCTTGATCCCAATGCGTTGACATTACCTGCCGTCGCACTCGGTCAAGCAATGCGCGAAATTCTGCGGATGGCGGATTTGGCAACAGAGATGCTACAGCTTAGTATTCAGGCGTTTGAAGACGGGGTGAAAGATTTGCCTAAACAGATTGGGGCACTTGATAACCAGCTTGACGATTTGGAAACTGCTATCAAGCATTACCTAATTCAACTCAACGATGAATTACTGACGGAGGAACAGTCGCAACGGGAGTTGACATTGCTTTATATCAGTACGGAGTTAGAGGCAATTGGCGACATCATCGACCGACAACTCATGCGATTAGCTCGACGCAAACGACGCAAACAAATTGCTTTTTCTCAGCAAGAGTGGAACGACATTGTTGCTTACCACGGTGATGTGCTGGCACTGCTGCAAAAAACACTGACAGGGCTGGCTGCACAAGATCCAACGATCGCAGGTGAAGTTTTGGCGCAGCGGCAGTCACTCAACCAAATTAAGCGGGAAATTTATCTAAGGCATCACCAGCATCTCAGTTCAGGAGATTCTGTGAGTCTTAATGCCAGCTCCATTCATTTGGAGATGATTAATGCGATGAGTCGTATTCTCTCCCACACCTGTAGCATTGCCCGTGTTATTCAGGGAGAGTTGTAA
- a CDS encoding deoxyribodipyrimidine photo-lyase, 8-HDF type: MSDLILFWHRRDLRISDNTGLAAAKQQSPKVVGVFCLDPHILERDDVAPARVTYMIGCLQKLQERYAKVGSQLLILHANPVQAIPALAEALTAKAVFWNWDVEPYSQERDRTVINALKEKGIQFLNQNWDQILNSPDELRTGGNSPYTVYTPFWKNWISKPKAQPVETLQNVEGLTAAEQEIAKLAGALTLPSAKDLGFIWDGELIISPGEAAAQERLEEFTAKAITEYQEQRNFPAVDGTSQLSAALKFGVIGIRTVWQATIEAQENSRSEETAVNIRTWQQELAWREFYQHAMYNFPELADGAFRDTFKNFPWETNEEYFQAWCEGRTGYPIVDAAMRQLNESGWMHNRCRMIVASFLTKDLLINPQLGEKYFMQKLIDGDLSANNGGWQWSASSGMDPKPVRIFNPASQTQKFDPEGEYIRQWVSELRSVDPEYLVTGKIPPLERHAVGYPDPIVDHKIQQQQFKQRYQQQKTVSRGE; encoded by the coding sequence ATGTCTGACTTAATTCTGTTTTGGCATCGGCGCGATTTACGCATTTCTGACAATACGGGACTAGCTGCGGCAAAACAGCAGAGTCCGAAAGTGGTGGGCGTGTTTTGCCTTGATCCGCATATTCTGGAACGGGATGATGTTGCTCCTGCCAGAGTAACTTATATGATTGGGTGTTTGCAGAAACTCCAAGAGCGATATGCTAAAGTTGGTAGCCAGTTATTAATACTCCACGCCAATCCTGTACAAGCGATACCAGCTTTAGCAGAGGCTTTAACAGCCAAAGCTGTTTTTTGGAATTGGGATGTAGAACCTTATTCGCAAGAACGCGATCGCACCGTTATAAATGCCCTCAAAGAAAAAGGTATTCAGTTTCTTAATCAAAACTGGGATCAAATCCTCAACTCCCCAGATGAGTTACGCACGGGTGGTAACAGTCCTTACACGGTTTACACCCCCTTCTGGAAAAATTGGATTAGCAAACCGAAGGCTCAACCAGTAGAAACACTGCAAAATGTTGAGGGGTTAACGGCAGCTGAACAGGAAATTGCAAAACTTGCAGGAGCGTTGACATTACCTTCAGCGAAAGATTTAGGATTTATTTGGGATGGAGAATTGATTATTTCACCCGGAGAGGCGGCCGCGCAAGAACGGCTAGAGGAATTTACTGCTAAAGCTATTACTGAATACCAAGAACAGCGAAATTTTCCGGCAGTGGACGGAACATCGCAACTGAGTGCAGCTTTGAAATTTGGCGTAATTGGCATTCGCACCGTTTGGCAAGCCACCATAGAAGCACAAGAAAATAGCCGCAGTGAGGAAACAGCAGTTAATATTCGCACATGGCAACAGGAATTAGCTTGGCGAGAGTTTTATCAACATGCAATGTATAACTTTCCCGAATTAGCTGATGGTGCTTTCCGTGACACCTTCAAAAACTTTCCTTGGGAAACTAACGAAGAATATTTCCAAGCTTGGTGTGAGGGGAGAACTGGCTACCCGATTGTAGATGCAGCAATGCGTCAGTTAAACGAAAGCGGCTGGATGCACAACCGCTGTCGGATGATTGTTGCCAGTTTCCTCACCAAAGACTTGCTAATTAATCCCCAATTGGGAGAAAAATATTTTATGCAAAAGTTGATTGACGGAGATTTATCTGCCAATAATGGCGGTTGGCAATGGAGTGCTTCTAGCGGCATGGACCCCAAACCTGTGCGGATTTTCAACCCAGCCAGTCAAACACAAAAATTCGATCCAGAAGGGGAATATATTCGGCAATGGGTATCAGAATTGCGGTCTGTAGATCCAGAATATTTAGTTACTGGTAAAATTCCACCTTTAGAACGTCATGCTGTTGGCTATCCTGATCCAATTGTGGATCACAAAATCCAACAACAGCAGTTTAAACAGCGTTATCAACAGCAAAAAACTGTTAGTAGAGGTGAGTAA